A single window of Carassius auratus strain Wakin chromosome 9, ASM336829v1, whole genome shotgun sequence DNA harbors:
- the LOC113108575 gene encoding kinesin heavy chain-like, with amino-acid sequence MMDAAECCVKVMCRFRPLNESEITRGDKYIPKFKGEDTVVISGKPYIFDRVFPPNTTQEQVYDTCAKQIVKDVLDGYNGTIFAYGQTSSGKTHTMEGQLHNSQLKGIIPRIAQDIFDHIYSMDENLEFHIKVSYFEIYMDKIRDLLDVSKTNLAVHEDKNRVPFVKGCTERFVSSPEDVMDVIDEGKSNRHVAVTNMNEHSSRSHSIFLINIKQENVETEKKLSGKLYLVDLAGSEKVSKTGAEGSVLDEAKNINKSLSALGNVISALAEGTKTHVPYRDSKMTRILQDSLGGNCRTTIVICCSPSVYNDAETKSTLMFGQRAKTIKNTVSVNMELTAEEWKKKYEKEKEKTRNLKITIQRLENELKRWRKGENVPADEQHSSKELKNSEAAPIIETSAPPPEPLSDSEKTQYEELINDLYQQLDDKDDEINQHSQLAENLKQQMVDQDELLASTRRDYEKIQEDLSRLQHENEAAKDEVKEVLQALEELAVNYDQKSHEVEDRSKTNQQLTEELMQKSAALAGVERDLSALQEHSGHHKKRSAEILSLLLRDLNEIGSVIALNDHKMTEMNGGMEEEFTMARLFISKMKSEVKSLVNRSKQLESTQADTMRKIQANEKELASCQLLISQHQAKIKSLTDYMQNMEQKKRQLEESHDSLTEELAKLNAQEKMHEVSVMDKEKEHMSRMQDAEEMKKALEQQMESHREAHQKQLSRLRDEIDVKQRILDELKDVNQALQLEQNQLRSDYEKLKQEEQKKDERLQKLLLLNEKREQAKEDLKGLEETVAKELQTLLNLRVMFIQDINNRIGRSVELDTDESGGSLAQKQKIIFLENNLEQLTKVHKQLVRDNADLRCELPKLEKRLRATAERVKILESALREAKESAMRDRKKYQQEVDRIKEVIRANNQARMKQNAQIAKPIRAGHHHSAASASLGHSIRGGVPSPRRRHQHQPQQQQQQQQQYHHRSK; translated from the exons GGCAAACCGTATATCTTTGACCGAGTCTTTCCTCCAAACACAACACAAGAACAAGTATATGATACCTGTGCCAAACAGATTGTTAAAG ATGTGCTGGATGGCTATAATGGGACAATCTTTGCATATGGCCAAACCTCATCAGGGAAGACGCACACTATGGAg GGGCAGCTCCATAACTCCCAACTGAAAGGCATCATCCCTCGCATCGCCCAGGACATCTTTGACCACATCTACTCTATGGATGAGAACCTGGAGTTCCATATCAAG GTCTCTTATTTTGAAATCTACATGGACAAAATTCGAGATTTGCTTGATG TTTCCAAAACCAACCTGGCTGTCCATGAAGATAAGAACAGGGTGCCATTTGTCAAG GGCTGTACCGAGCGTTTTGTGTCCAGTCCGGAGGACGTCATGGATGTGATCGATGAGGGGAAATCCAATCGTCACGTGGCTGTCACAA ACATGAATGAGCACAGCTCACGCAGTCACAGCATTTTCCTCATTAATATTAAGCAGGAGAATGTGGAGACAGAGAAGAAACTGAGCGGAAAACTCTACCTGGTGGATCTGGCAGGAAGTGAAAAG GTCAGTAAAACTGGAGCAGAAGGATCTGTGCTGGACGAGGCTAAAAATATCAATAAGTCTCTCTCTGCTCTGGGGAACGTCATCTCAGCCCTGGCTGAAGGAACT AAAACCCATGTGCCATACAGAGACAGTAAAATGACCAGGATCCTGCAGGACTCTTTGGGTGGGAACTGCAGAACAACCATCGTCATCTGCTGCTCTCCATCCGTATATAATGATGCTGAGACCAAATCCACACTCATGTTCGGCCAAAG GGCCAAAACCATCAAAAACACAGTTTCTGTGAACATGGAGCTTACAGCTGAGGAATGGAAGAAGAAatatgagaaagagaaagagaagaccAGAAATCTGAAAATCACCATCCAGCGGTTAGAAAATGAGCTTAAACGATGGCGGAAAG GTGAGAATGTCCCTGCTGATGAGCAGCACAGCAGTAAAGAATTAAAGAATTCTGAAGCCGCTCCCATAATTGAGACTTCAGCTCCGCCCCCTGAGCCTCTTTCTGATTCAGAGAAaacccagtatgaggagctgatCAATGACCTGTATCAGCAACTAGACGACAAG GATGATGAGATCAACCAGCACAGTCAGCTGGCAGAGAACCTGAAACAGCAGATGGTGGACCAGGATGAG TTACTGGCATCCACACGGCGTGACTATGAGAAGATCCAGGAAGATCTGAGCCGTTTGCAGCATGAGAACGAGGCAGCTAAAGATGAGGTGAAGGAGGTGCTCCAGGCCTTAGAAGAGCTGGCTGTGAACTACGACCAGAAAAGCCATGAGGTGGAAGACAGAAGCAAGACAAACCAGCAGCTCACAGAGGAGCTTATGCAGAAGAGT GCAGCTCTGGCTGGTGTGGAGAGGGATCTGTCTGCCCTGCAGGAGCACAGTGGACATCACAAGAAGAGATCAGCAGAGATCCTCAGTCTCTTGCTCCGGGACCTCAATGAGATTGGCAGTGTTATTGCCTTGAATGACCACAAG ATGACAGAGATGAACGGAGGAATGGAGGAGGAATTCACCATGGCACGGCTCTTCATAAGTAAGATGAAGTCAGAAGTGAAGTCTCTGGTCAACCGCAGTAAACAGCTTGAGAGCACACAGGCCGACACGATGCGGAAAATACAGGCCAACGAGAAAGAGCTGGCTTCCTGTCAGCTGCTGATCTCTCAG CATCAAGCAAAGATCAAATCCCTCACCGACTACATGCAGAACATGGAACAGAAGAAGAGACAGCTGGAGGAAAGCCACGACTCACTGACGGAGGAGCTCGCTAAACTCAATGCGCAAG aaaaGATGCATGAGGTTTCAGTCATGGATAAGGAAAAGGAGCACATGAGCAGGATGCAGGACGCTGAGGAGATGAAG AAAGCGCTGGAACAGCAGATGGAAAGCCACCGAGAGGCTCATCAGAAGCAGCTTTCACGTCTGCGAGATGAGATCGACGTGAAACAGAGGATCCTTGATGAGCTGAAAGA TGTGAACCAGGCTCTTCAGCTTGAACAGAATCAGCTCAGGTCTGACTATGAAAAGCTGAAACAAGAGGAACAGAAGAAGGACGAGAGGCTGCAGAAGCTTCT CTTGTTGAATGAGAAGAGGGAGCAAGCTAAAGAAGATCTCAAGGGTCTGGAGGAGACTGTG GCCAAGGAGCTCCAGACTCTCCTGAACCTGCGTGTGATGTTCATCCAGGACATCAATAATCGCATTGGACGA AGTGTAGAGTTGGACACTGATGAATCAGGGGGAAGTCTGgcacaaaaacagaaaataattttcctcGAGAATAACCTGGAGCAGCTAACTAAAGTCCACAAGCAg CTGGTACGTGATAATGCAGACTTAAGGTGTGAGCTGCCCAAACTGGAGAAGCGCCTGCGTGCAACTGCTGAGCGAGTGAAGATCCTGGAGTCTGCTCTGAGAGAGGCCAAAGAAAGCGCCATGAGAGACCGTAAGAAGTACCAGCAGGAAGTGGACCGCATCAAGGAGGTCATCCGAGCCAACAACCAGGCCAGGATGAAACAAAACGCCCAGATCG CTAAGCCTATTCGTGCTGGACATCATCACTCAGCGGCTTCTGCCTCACTGGGCCACAGTATCAGAGGGGGCGTCCCAAGCCCACGACGACGCCACCAGCACCAGCCgcagcaacaacagcagcagcagcagcagtaccATCACAGGAGCAAGTGA